From Staphylococcus sp. M0911, a single genomic window includes:
- the pbp4 gene encoding penicillin-binding protein PBP4 — protein MKRIFKLIITMFFVLNIITPFANAENGDVTPVQVAIDNGYSKVTEAYQPESAINVSQDGQILYEYNKDKVWYPASMTKLMTMYLTLEAVKDKKLSLNDEVKITDREYQMSTLPELSNTKLYPGQKWTISDLLQITVSNSSNAAALILGEQVSGNVNDFTDLMNKKAKELGMKDTHYVNPTGAENARLKSFAPSKYKKTENTTTTARDYAILDQHVINETPKILHFTKQLAPTTHGVTYYTFNHSLDGADMSLPGTDGLKTGSSDTADYNHTITTKRNGFRINQVILGAGDYKHIGGEKQRNMMGNALMERSFSQYKYEKILSKGKHQINGKTYYVEQDLYDVLPKDFTKKDYQLVIDDGKVHVDYNRQFITKQDGPPSVTVHKPIFHHATTVAKSMWQTHPTIAIIFAIGLVIVLSIMIHLFIQAFRRK, from the coding sequence ATGAAAAGAATCTTTAAACTCATCATAACGATGTTCTTCGTATTAAATATTATAACACCTTTTGCTAATGCAGAGAATGGTGATGTTACACCAGTTCAAGTTGCAATCGATAATGGTTATAGTAAAGTAACTGAAGCATATCAACCTGAAAGTGCTATTAACGTGAGTCAAGACGGCCAAATACTCTATGAATACAATAAAGATAAGGTTTGGTATCCGGCATCAATGACTAAACTTATGACAATGTATCTTACATTAGAAGCCGTTAAAGATAAAAAGCTATCATTAAATGATGAAGTCAAAATAACTGATCGCGAATATCAAATGTCTACGCTTCCCGAATTAAGTAATACTAAGCTTTACCCGGGCCAGAAGTGGACCATTTCAGATTTGCTTCAAATTACCGTATCTAATTCTAGCAATGCCGCTGCATTGATACTTGGCGAGCAAGTATCGGGTAACGTCAATGACTTCACAGATTTAATGAATAAAAAAGCCAAAGAACTCGGTATGAAAGATACACATTATGTGAATCCAACAGGTGCTGAAAATGCTCGTCTCAAAAGCTTTGCCCCTTCTAAATATAAAAAAACTGAAAACACAACAACTACAGCACGTGACTATGCCATTTTAGACCAACATGTGATTAATGAAACGCCTAAAATATTACATTTTACCAAACAACTCGCACCAACGACGCATGGTGTCACGTATTATACATTCAACCATTCGTTGGATGGTGCCGACATGAGCTTACCAGGAACAGATGGATTAAAAACTGGTTCTAGTGACACTGCAGATTATAATCATACGATTACTACAAAGCGAAACGGTTTTAGAATCAACCAAGTCATATTAGGCGCTGGGGATTATAAACATATCGGTGGAGAAAAACAACGTAACATGATGGGCAATGCGCTAATGGAACGTTCATTTAGTCAATATAAATACGAAAAAATCCTTTCAAAAGGTAAACATCAAATAAATGGTAAAACCTATTATGTTGAACAAGATTTATACGACGTACTACCTAAAGATTTCACTAAAAAGGACTATCAATTAGTCATTGATGACGGCAAAGTACATGTAGATTACAATCGTCAATTCATCACTAAACAAGATGGTCCACCTTCGGTTACTGTACATAAACCCATATTCCATCATGCGAC